A stretch of Ranitomeya variabilis isolate aRanVar5 chromosome 3, aRanVar5.hap1, whole genome shotgun sequence DNA encodes these proteins:
- the LOC143817653 gene encoding olfactory receptor class A-like protein 1 produces MELRVFIKAFGFLLLLIIGIPGNVFICLQLTYVRITEKKLLPTNIIMAILCFFNFFVLFSRIIPQSLNALGVENLLNDTECKLVIYTYRVSRAMSICITCLLSCHQCILIAPMKQIWIYLKQKVNQRCVIIILFFWIINLCTYPFFVLNAYARKNGTTSVYTLHLVYCEADFINYRSYITNGMFYAVRDFIFVTIMIISSSYMVFILLYHGRNMRRMMTMEKSQRRMVHYKASIAIISLVSLYVALFGLDNSLWIYTLTLSNVSPDMNDTRIFLASSYAALSPILIIATNPKLQLNWLCSHKQKPYPISLEDHGHVNSITEWKSSSG; encoded by the coding sequence ATGGAACTCCGAGTTTTTATTAAAGCATTTGGATTTCTGCTTTTGCTCATAATTGGAATCCCAGGAAACGTGTTTATCTGTTTACAATTAACATATGTGAGAATCACTGAGAAAAAACTCCTTCCTACCAACATAATAATGGCAATTTTGTGTTTCTTCAATTTCTTTGTTCTATTTTCACGTATAATACCGCAGTCCCTCAATGCTTTAGGTGTTGAGAATTTGCTCAATGACACTGAGTGTAAGCTGGTCATATACACATACAGAGTAAGTCGAGCAATGTCCATATGCATCACCTGTCTGCTTAGCTGCCACCAATGTATTCTCATTGCACCAATGAAACAAATTTGGATTTATCTAAAACAAAAAGTAAATCAAAGATGTGTGATCATTATTCTGTTTTTTTGGATCATTAATCTTTGTACATATCCTTTCTTTGTCCTAAATGCCTATGCTAGAAAAAATGGAACAACCTCAGTGTATACTCTCCATCTGGTCTACTGCGAAGCAGACTTCATAAATTATAGATCCTATATTACAAATGGAATGTTTTATGCAGTTCGCGATTTCATTTTTGTCACCATCATGATTATTTCAAGCAGTTACATGGTGTTCATCTTGCTTTACCATGGAAGAAATATGAGAAGAATGATGACCATGGAAAAGTCCCAAAGGCGCATGGTGCATTACAAAGCCTCAATAGCTATCATCTCATTGGTTTCTTTGTATGTGGCACTATTTGGACTTGACAATTCATTGTGGATATATACATTAACTTTGTCAAATGTGAGTCCAGACATGAATGATACTCGGATATTCTTAGCTTCATCATACGCTGCTTTAAGTCCAATACTAATAATAGCCACCAACCCTAAGCTTCAGCTTAATTGGTTATGTTCACATAAACAGAAACCATATCCAATTTCTTTAGAAGATCATGGACATGTAAACTCCATTACGGAATGGAAAAGTAGTAGTGGATAA